Proteins co-encoded in one Bremerella sp. TYQ1 genomic window:
- the aroF gene encoding 3-deoxy-7-phosphoheptulonate synthase, producing MIIVMKRDATGEMIQHAAEKVEKLGLKAHVIEGTERTVIAAIGDKREEMRESLETVAGVSKVVPILAPYKVASREVKPEPTLVKAGSLEVGSGKCGVIAGPCSVENEEQIVKTARSVKAAGATALRGGAFKPRTSPYSFQGLKEDGLKMLATAREETGLAVVTEVVASEDVELVAKYADVLQIGARNMQNYRLLEAVGRVDRAVLLKRGPSATIDELLLAAEYILNEGNSRVMLCERGIRTFESHTRFTLPLATVTYLHQKTHLPIVIDPSHGTGHTSLVPDMCVAAVAIKADGIIVEVHPEPDEAMSDGYQSLDLPSFADTMKRCRAVADAVGIECGAQV from the coding sequence ATGATCATTGTGATGAAACGAGATGCGACCGGCGAGATGATTCAACATGCCGCCGAAAAAGTCGAGAAATTAGGGCTCAAAGCCCACGTCATCGAAGGGACCGAAAGGACCGTGATCGCCGCGATTGGCGATAAACGAGAAGAAATGCGGGAATCGCTGGAAACCGTCGCTGGCGTATCGAAAGTGGTCCCGATTCTCGCCCCTTATAAAGTTGCCAGCCGCGAAGTTAAGCCGGAACCAACGCTCGTTAAAGCAGGCAGCCTGGAAGTTGGTAGCGGCAAGTGTGGGGTCATCGCTGGTCCTTGCAGTGTCGAAAACGAAGAACAAATCGTCAAAACGGCCAGATCGGTCAAAGCTGCAGGAGCCACCGCGCTGCGGGGCGGCGCGTTCAAGCCACGCACGAGCCCTTACTCGTTCCAGGGTTTGAAGGAAGATGGCCTCAAAATGTTGGCCACGGCTCGAGAAGAGACCGGACTCGCCGTTGTCACCGAAGTGGTCGCCTCGGAAGATGTCGAGCTGGTCGCCAAATACGCCGACGTGCTGCAAATTGGTGCTCGCAATATGCAGAACTATCGCCTACTGGAAGCGGTCGGCCGAGTCGATCGAGCCGTCCTTCTCAAGCGAGGCCCATCCGCCACGATCGACGAACTGCTTCTGGCCGCTGAGTATATCCTGAACGAAGGCAACAGCCGCGTGATGCTGTGCGAGCGCGGGATTCGCACATTCGAATCGCATACTCGCTTCACCCTTCCCTTGGCCACGGTGACTTACCTGCATCAAAAGACGCACTTGCCGATCGTCATCGATCCAAGCCATGGAACAGGTCACACATCGCTGGTTCCTGATATGTGCGTAGCGGCGGTCGCCATCAAAGCGGACGGTATCATTGTGGAAGTCCACCCCGAGCCAGATGAAGCGATGAGCGACGGTTACCAGTCGCTCGATTTGCCATCGTTCGCCGACACGATGAAGCGATGCCGAGCGGTAGCCGATGCCGTCGGTATCGAGTGCGGTGCCCAAGTCTAG
- a CDS encoding low specificity L-threonine aldolase produces the protein MNTAIDLRSDTVTQPSTAMRQFMAQAEVGDAVIDVDPTTERLEKLTADMLGKEAAIFMPSGSMTNQIAIRLHCRPGDEFLCEENCHVYNYEQAAFAQLSGVVARTLPGEQGVLQSEQFEGKIRPENDHLVRTKLVCLENTHNRGSGKVQPFDIVQKITTWAHENGLKTHLDGARLFNAAAATGISVADWSAMFDTVSVCFSKGLGAPVGSALAGPAEFIQAAKRARKLFGGGMRQSGIIAAGALFALQNNVARLVEDHEKAAKLAEAVRQTEGLTLDVDPVETNIVIFSIEKELGTAAQLQAAFEQRGVRVLSVAPQKIRMVTHLDVSMPQINTAVEVIKEAVPAMA, from the coding sequence ATGAACACTGCCATCGATCTTCGTAGCGACACTGTCACGCAGCCTTCGACCGCCATGCGGCAGTTCATGGCTCAAGCCGAAGTGGGGGACGCCGTAATCGATGTCGATCCGACGACCGAGCGTCTGGAAAAGCTGACCGCCGACATGCTCGGCAAAGAAGCGGCGATCTTCATGCCCTCAGGTAGCATGACCAATCAGATTGCCATCCGTCTGCACTGTCGGCCTGGGGACGAATTCCTGTGCGAAGAAAACTGCCATGTCTACAACTACGAACAAGCGGCTTTCGCCCAGCTAAGCGGTGTCGTGGCACGCACGCTGCCAGGCGAGCAGGGCGTACTGCAGTCGGAGCAGTTCGAAGGAAAGATCCGTCCAGAAAACGACCACCTCGTTCGTACGAAGCTGGTCTGTTTAGAGAACACCCACAACCGCGGTTCCGGCAAAGTGCAGCCGTTCGATATCGTGCAAAAGATCACTACGTGGGCCCATGAAAACGGGCTGAAAACGCATCTCGACGGGGCTCGCTTGTTCAATGCCGCCGCCGCGACGGGGATCTCGGTCGCCGATTGGAGTGCCATGTTCGACACTGTCAGCGTCTGTTTCAGCAAAGGACTAGGTGCCCCCGTCGGCAGCGCACTCGCCGGTCCTGCCGAATTCATTCAAGCCGCTAAGCGTGCCCGAAAACTGTTCGGTGGCGGTATGCGTCAGTCTGGGATCATTGCCGCAGGGGCTCTTTTCGCCCTGCAGAACAATGTCGCGCGTCTGGTCGAGGATCACGAGAAAGCCGCTAAACTGGCCGAAGCGGTTCGCCAAACCGAGGGGCTGACGCTGGATGTCGACCCTGTCGAAACCAATATTGTCATCTTCAGCATCGAGAAAGAACTGGGGACCGCCGCCCAGCTTCAAGCCGCTTTCGAGCAGCGTGGGGTACGTGTTCTCTCGGTCGCCCCTCAAAAGATCCGGATGGTCACCCACCTGGATGTCTCGATGCCGCAAATCAATACGGCTGTTGAGGTTATCAAAGAAGCGGTCCCCGCGATGGCTTAA
- the rlmKL gene encoding bifunctional 23S rRNA (guanine(2069)-N(7))-methyltransferase RlmK/23S rRNA (guanine(2445)-N(2))-methyltransferase RlmL, translated as MNESAPLTLLATTAFGIEAVTARELKNLGFETEILGSGRVRFSGDYTDAMKANLHLRTADRVLIEVAQIPAGDFDALFDGVKALEWETFIDAEGAFPVKGRSYQSQLTSVPAVQRATKRAVVERLQAAYGKDLPESGAVYTIEVAIAKDLATLTIDTSGAGLTRRGYLDSEGRSPMKPTLAAALIQLSHWNRERPLVDPFCGSGVLLIEAALIGRNIAPGLLRDFALLQWPAVDQEAWLDLQEEARAEMLESLPESIIGYDEDASALRLARRQAIEAGVDKDIHFQQQPFAQLTSKRKYGCLITSTPYDDHSRARRAQWDFYRGFPDVLRQLPTWSHFILTAYPELERAMGQEANRRRKMYNGRAECHYYQYHGPPPPKVDEQREDDPNEEKPKRTFTPAFGGLDDKAKEQAQLLKNRLSKRARHFRRWPKRGIHCYRLYERDIPEIPLVIDIYHDYLHITDYDRPHDRTPAQYADWLDHLTEAAREVLEIPEGHVFVKHRTRQSGTSQHEKVAEDSKIVTVEEGGLKFEVNLSDYVDTGLFLDHRNLRSQFREEAAGKHVLNLFCYTGAFSVYAAAGGAVSTTSVDLNANYLDWAGRNFQLNGLSIAKQHFIRSDVMEYLRDQRPGAKFDLAIVDVPTFSNSKRTDDVWDVQRDHVELIQLTLNLLSDGGVLYFSNNFRRFKLDEEALPNVQIREISKHTVPEDFRNQRIHRCWKMVKKTEK; from the coding sequence GTGAACGAATCTGCCCCTCTGACTTTATTGGCTACAACCGCTTTTGGCATCGAGGCGGTTACCGCGCGCGAGCTGAAGAACTTAGGCTTTGAAACCGAGATCCTCGGTTCGGGACGCGTTCGCTTTTCGGGCGATTACACCGACGCAATGAAAGCCAACTTGCATCTGCGGACGGCTGACCGCGTGCTGATCGAAGTGGCCCAGATTCCAGCCGGCGATTTCGATGCGTTATTCGACGGTGTCAAAGCGCTAGAGTGGGAAACGTTCATCGACGCGGAAGGAGCTTTCCCTGTCAAAGGACGCAGTTATCAATCGCAGCTGACCAGCGTTCCGGCCGTGCAAAGGGCGACCAAGCGGGCCGTTGTGGAACGGCTGCAAGCGGCCTACGGCAAAGACCTGCCTGAATCGGGGGCGGTCTATACAATTGAAGTCGCGATTGCCAAGGATCTCGCCACGCTGACGATCGATACCTCAGGAGCCGGGCTGACGCGCCGCGGTTACTTGGACTCGGAAGGGCGTTCTCCGATGAAACCGACTTTGGCGGCAGCTCTGATCCAGCTTAGCCATTGGAATCGCGAACGTCCGTTGGTCGATCCTTTCTGCGGCAGCGGCGTGCTGCTGATCGAAGCGGCATTGATCGGTCGGAATATCGCCCCAGGTCTGCTCCGCGACTTCGCGCTGCTTCAGTGGCCGGCGGTCGATCAAGAGGCCTGGCTCGATTTGCAAGAAGAAGCACGAGCCGAAATGCTCGAGTCGCTGCCGGAGTCGATCATCGGTTACGACGAAGATGCCTCCGCGCTGCGACTCGCTCGCCGGCAAGCCATCGAAGCAGGCGTCGACAAAGACATTCACTTCCAACAGCAACCGTTCGCCCAGCTGACCAGCAAGCGAAAGTATGGCTGCCTGATTACCAGCACGCCGTACGACGACCATTCCCGAGCTCGTCGCGCGCAGTGGGATTTCTACCGCGGCTTTCCCGATGTGCTGCGTCAGTTGCCGACCTGGTCGCACTTCATTCTGACGGCGTATCCTGAGTTGGAACGAGCGATGGGGCAGGAAGCCAACCGCCGCCGCAAGATGTACAACGGCCGCGCCGAGTGCCATTACTATCAGTACCATGGGCCTCCGCCACCGAAAGTCGACGAGCAACGCGAGGACGATCCGAACGAAGAGAAGCCAAAGCGAACCTTCACGCCGGCGTTTGGCGGCCTGGATGACAAAGCGAAAGAGCAAGCCCAACTGCTCAAGAACCGGCTCTCGAAGAGGGCCCGACACTTCCGACGCTGGCCCAAGCGAGGCATTCATTGCTACCGCTTATACGAGCGCGACATTCCCGAGATTCCGCTGGTGATCGATATCTATCACGATTACCTGCACATCACCGATTACGATCGCCCACACGACCGGACTCCGGCTCAATATGCCGACTGGTTAGATCACTTAACCGAAGCGGCTCGCGAAGTTTTGGAGATTCCCGAAGGGCATGTCTTCGTCAAGCATCGCACGCGTCAGTCAGGCACGTCTCAGCACGAGAAGGTGGCCGAAGACTCGAAGATCGTCACCGTGGAAGAAGGTGGCCTCAAGTTCGAGGTCAACCTTTCCGACTACGTCGACACGGGGCTGTTTCTCGATCATCGCAACTTGCGAAGTCAGTTTCGGGAGGAAGCTGCCGGCAAGCATGTATTGAACTTGTTTTGCTACACCGGGGCGTTCAGCGTGTATGCCGCTGCCGGCGGAGCCGTTTCGACCACAAGTGTCGACTTGAACGCGAACTATCTCGACTGGGCCGGCAGAAACTTTCAGCTCAATGGGCTGTCGATCGCCAAGCAACATTTCATCCGCAGCGACGTGATGGAGTACCTCCGAGATCAGCGACCGGGCGCGAAGTTCGATCTGGCCATCGTCGACGTGCCGACGTTTTCTAACAGCAAGCGGACCGACGACGTCTGGGATGTCCAGCGCGACCATGTCGAACTGATTCAACTAACGCTGAACCTCCTGAGCGACGGCGGCGTCCTTTATTTCTCGAACAACTTCCGCCGGTTCAAGCTGGACGAAGAAGCCCTGCCCAACGTGCAGATTCGGGAGATCTCGAAGCACACCGTGCCAGAGGATTTCCGCAATCAACGCATCCATCGGTGTTGGAAGATGGTTAAGAAGACGGAAAAGTAA
- the hisD gene encoding histidinol dehydrogenase, translating to MDLKSKIARIDTRHDDVEAQLQQVRDKLSPKGDVVSEAGRKRTIAVFGEPLSPQQVVQRICADVESRGLAAVLDYGQKLDGKQLYATTVRVSEEELRLAHEAADPAFLQTIRDIRENILRFQTAILHKDVEVPIEHGGKLRHRYAPLKRVGICVPGGAAAYPSTVLMTAVPAMAAGVEELAVIAPPTPFGSYNLDLLATCVEIGVKEVYRVGGAHGVAALAYGVEGIPKVQKIVGPGNLFVALAKKHVFGEVDIDSIAGPSEVVVVVDSTAKPEYIAADMLAQAEHSPGSSVLISWDEALIDAALTELEKQVAVLERCDLTVQSLIDFGAVILTKDEEEACRIATELAPEHLHIATKNSEATSEKILTAGATFLGNYSPVAVGDYAAGPSHVLPTGATAHWASGLSANDFLRSRSVIHFSEAGLKEIAPLVTTLADKEGLTAHKRSVTIRTEES from the coding sequence ATGGATCTGAAGTCGAAAATCGCTCGGATTGATACCCGGCACGACGACGTCGAAGCCCAGTTGCAGCAGGTTCGCGACAAGCTGAGCCCCAAGGGGGACGTCGTGAGCGAAGCAGGCCGCAAACGGACGATCGCCGTGTTCGGCGAGCCTCTTTCGCCGCAGCAGGTTGTCCAGCGGATTTGTGCCGATGTTGAAAGCCGTGGCTTGGCCGCCGTGCTGGACTATGGCCAGAAGCTGGATGGCAAGCAGTTGTACGCAACGACCGTTCGCGTTTCCGAAGAAGAACTGCGTCTGGCCCACGAAGCGGCCGATCCTGCGTTTCTGCAAACGATCCGCGACATTCGTGAAAACATCCTGCGTTTTCAAACGGCCATTCTGCACAAGGACGTGGAAGTCCCCATCGAACATGGTGGCAAGCTGCGGCATCGCTACGCTCCGCTGAAGCGTGTCGGCATCTGCGTCCCTGGCGGTGCAGCCGCGTATCCATCGACGGTGCTGATGACGGCCGTCCCCGCAATGGCAGCCGGCGTAGAAGAACTGGCCGTGATCGCGCCGCCGACTCCGTTCGGTTCGTACAACTTGGATTTACTGGCGACATGTGTCGAGATCGGCGTGAAGGAAGTTTACCGCGTCGGGGGTGCCCATGGCGTCGCGGCTTTGGCATACGGCGTTGAAGGCATTCCGAAGGTTCAGAAGATTGTCGGTCCTGGCAACTTGTTCGTCGCGCTGGCGAAGAAGCATGTCTTCGGTGAAGTCGACATCGATTCGATCGCCGGACCGAGCGAAGTGGTCGTGGTGGTCGACTCGACCGCCAAGCCAGAATACATCGCCGCCGATATGTTGGCTCAAGCCGAACACTCGCCTGGCAGCAGCGTCTTGATCAGTTGGGACGAAGCGCTGATCGATGCTGCATTGACCGAACTGGAAAAGCAAGTCGCCGTTTTGGAACGCTGCGATCTGACGGTGCAAAGCTTGATCGACTTCGGGGCCGTCATTTTGACGAAGGACGAAGAGGAAGCTTGCCGAATCGCGACCGAGCTGGCACCCGAACACCTTCACATCGCTACGAAGAACAGCGAAGCGACCTCCGAAAAGATCCTCACCGCTGGTGCCACTTTCCTGGGTAACTACAGCCCTGTGGCGGTGGGCGATTACGCCGCCGGCCCTTCGCACGTGCTGCCTACAGGGGCAACGGCCCATTGGGCGAGCGGACTTTCGGCAAACGACTTTTTACGTTCCCGCAGCGTGATTCATTTCAGCGAAGCAGGTCTGAAAGAAATCGCCCCGCTGGTAACCACGTTGGCCGACAAAGAGGGCCTCACCGCGCACAAACGCAGCGTAACGATTCGTACCGAAGAAAGTTGA
- a CDS encoding protein kinase has protein sequence MQVTKTNDFWKLILESGLMTKEACKPLHDQYQQDGKNGDARALATWLVKGGHLTTYQARVLLAGRPKAIHVGEYQLTDRFDSGPLKGAYAAKHSSTGHPVWLHPIASEIQEDSVRFPIVQQMCQLRSSVPHPHLIRCFQLYQRGKRSYLVTEQLDGNLLAESRPGDGVPIPPPDCARLTRQAALAATQVHSQGMVMGDLTMDQLWLEPTGNLKLMHLPVRPVEGINWADEAQQERLDALANVAAPELQSAGNAPTKLTDLYALGAILFDLLTGNPLVNGSIQERLQQHATLNVPKPPYIPADMMQVIQYLLAKNPGGRYQSAQDVAEALRPFVDASQLSPPLADAPPTMGSFLQYLTSQASEAAAPPAAAAATPPAAAVPFPGQPQAAAPIPQPVPPAAAPFPGGAPPAGPPQPAMAQPVAPPVAAPVAVAQPAVAAAVPAAQPTQDGGASRATALAERIRKRKFQRKITSLVVLGVMAIAAIVGGIYGYQLAFPPDDIADNGEQVEDPPEVDPAPEVDPQPVDPAPVAPTGPQLVEDDGQTLWASPTDGTPIDLTGLPNDTRVALVVRASDLTGNPEGDRMLRALGPQFTTVREQLEGDLGVRLEQLEALTVGFGASTAGGPPCIVANLKGATNLLSLWGNPSPVAGSNTPMYQVNGWTVMPIPGKEDRQFVASSKAVVDAVAARGVVAPQLTRELEQLRRESDAMQTVSLLVEPQFLATSSDQVMRGELAAGAAAVKDFLGEGLRGILVSGHIGQNLYVEMRCIGSLSLDPLSLAVSMKEKINASSRKLEDAVPSINPTPYWRRLASRFPNMVQFAYQQARTGVEANQAVINIVLPAAAGQNMVAGAELMLAANTAGASGPAAGGGMPAAKEPETIEEKLASKMSISFPQNSLEFALRDIGEEAGVPIEIKGGDLQLDGITRNKEIKDFTHENKPAGEILAQLLVRANPEASPGPNTEVQKLIYVIHPMDGPEDAKKVVVTTRKAAETNNYTLPDVFKIQ, from the coding sequence ATGCAAGTTACCAAGACGAACGACTTCTGGAAGCTGATCCTCGAATCAGGCCTGATGACCAAAGAGGCCTGTAAACCGCTGCATGATCAGTATCAACAGGATGGCAAAAACGGAGATGCGCGAGCCTTGGCCACATGGCTGGTCAAAGGGGGCCATCTGACTACATACCAGGCCCGTGTGCTGTTGGCTGGTCGGCCGAAAGCAATCCACGTTGGTGAATACCAGCTGACCGATCGATTCGATTCTGGCCCGCTCAAAGGGGCCTATGCCGCGAAGCATTCCTCGACCGGCCATCCGGTTTGGCTGCACCCAATTGCCTCGGAGATTCAAGAAGACTCGGTACGATTCCCAATCGTGCAGCAGATGTGCCAGCTTCGTTCGTCGGTACCTCATCCGCACCTGATCCGTTGCTTCCAGCTTTATCAGCGTGGTAAGCGTAGTTACCTCGTCACCGAACAACTCGACGGCAATCTGCTCGCCGAAAGTCGCCCCGGCGATGGCGTTCCGATCCCGCCGCCCGATTGCGCTCGGCTAACACGGCAGGCCGCCTTGGCAGCTACCCAGGTTCATAGCCAAGGGATGGTGATGGGGGACCTGACGATGGACCAGCTTTGGCTGGAACCAACAGGCAATCTCAAGCTGATGCATCTTCCCGTTCGCCCCGTTGAAGGGATCAACTGGGCCGACGAAGCCCAACAAGAACGACTCGACGCGTTGGCTAACGTTGCGGCTCCCGAGCTTCAAAGCGCTGGAAATGCTCCGACGAAGCTGACCGACTTGTATGCGCTCGGAGCGATCTTGTTCGATTTGCTGACCGGCAATCCGCTCGTGAACGGTTCAATTCAGGAACGATTGCAGCAGCACGCGACGCTGAATGTACCGAAGCCGCCATACATTCCCGCCGACATGATGCAGGTCATCCAATACCTCTTGGCGAAGAACCCCGGCGGGCGATATCAAAGTGCTCAAGATGTTGCTGAAGCGTTGCGACCGTTTGTCGATGCCTCGCAGCTTTCACCACCGCTGGCCGATGCACCGCCGACGATGGGCAGTTTTCTGCAATACCTCACTTCGCAAGCGAGCGAAGCGGCGGCTCCTCCGGCAGCTGCTGCAGCGACACCTCCCGCGGCGGCGGTTCCCTTTCCAGGGCAGCCACAAGCTGCAGCGCCGATTCCTCAGCCAGTCCCCCCGGCGGCTGCTCCATTCCCAGGTGGTGCCCCTCCAGCAGGACCTCCGCAGCCGGCGATGGCTCAGCCGGTCGCACCTCCGGTGGCCGCTCCTGTGGCGGTCGCACAGCCTGCGGTCGCAGCGGCCGTTCCTGCCGCTCAGCCAACCCAAGATGGCGGAGCCAGTCGGGCCACCGCTTTGGCGGAACGAATCCGCAAACGAAAATTTCAACGAAAGATTACCAGCCTGGTCGTGCTCGGCGTGATGGCGATCGCGGCGATTGTGGGTGGTATTTATGGTTATCAACTTGCGTTCCCGCCGGACGATATCGCTGATAACGGCGAGCAAGTGGAAGATCCACCCGAGGTTGATCCCGCGCCGGAAGTCGACCCTCAACCGGTCGATCCGGCTCCCGTTGCACCGACGGGGCCGCAGTTGGTGGAAGACGATGGCCAAACGCTGTGGGCTTCCCCAACCGATGGTACTCCGATCGATCTAACCGGCCTGCCGAATGATACTCGAGTCGCCTTGGTCGTACGTGCGAGTGACTTGACCGGCAATCCGGAAGGGGACCGCATGCTGCGAGCTTTGGGGCCTCAGTTCACTACGGTTCGAGAGCAGTTGGAAGGGGACCTTGGAGTTCGCTTAGAACAGCTTGAGGCGTTGACGGTTGGTTTCGGGGCCTCGACCGCCGGCGGCCCTCCATGTATTGTCGCGAATCTGAAAGGGGCGACCAATTTGCTATCGCTTTGGGGAAATCCATCCCCCGTGGCTGGCAGCAATACGCCCATGTATCAGGTCAACGGCTGGACGGTGATGCCGATTCCTGGAAAAGAAGACCGGCAGTTCGTAGCGAGCTCGAAAGCGGTCGTCGATGCAGTGGCCGCACGTGGCGTTGTGGCGCCACAACTGACCCGAGAACTCGAGCAGTTACGCCGCGAATCGGACGCGATGCAAACGGTCAGCTTGCTTGTCGAGCCCCAGTTCCTCGCCACGTCGAGCGATCAAGTCATGCGAGGCGAACTTGCCGCAGGTGCCGCGGCGGTCAAAGATTTCCTGGGCGAAGGTCTGCGGGGCATCTTGGTCAGCGGGCACATCGGTCAAAACCTTTACGTCGAAATGCGTTGTATCGGTTCGCTGAGTCTCGATCCACTTAGCCTGGCGGTCTCGATGAAGGAAAAGATTAATGCGTCGTCACGCAAGCTGGAAGACGCGGTTCCTTCGATCAATCCGACTCCCTATTGGCGACGTCTGGCGTCGCGCTTTCCGAACATGGTTCAGTTTGCGTACCAACAAGCACGTACCGGCGTTGAAGCCAATCAAGCCGTCATTAACATCGTTCTTCCCGCGGCAGCCGGACAGAACATGGTGGCTGGAGCCGAGCTGATGTTAGCCGCTAACACCGCGGGGGCTTCTGGTCCAGCCGCCGGTGGTGGTATGCCAGCCGCGAAAGAACCGGAGACCATCGAAGAAAAGTTGGCCTCGAAGATGAGTATCTCCTTCCCGCAAAACTCGCTGGAGTTTGCTCTGCGTGACATTGGCGAAGAAGCAGGCGTTCCGATTGAGATCAAGGGTGGCGACCTGCAGTTGGATGGCATCACACGCAACAAAGAGATCAAAGACTTTACGCACGAAAACAAACCAGCCGGGGAGATCTTGGCTCAGCTTTTGGTGCGTGCGAACCCTGAGGCTTCGCCTGGTCCGAACACTGAAGTCCAGAAACTGATTTACGTGATTCACCCCATGGATGGTCCTGAAGATGCAAAGAAGGTGGTGGTAACGACCCGCAAGGCGGCGGAGACGAACAACTACACGTTGCCGGACGTGTTCAAAATTCAATAG
- a CDS encoding DUF1559 domain-containing protein — protein sequence MRHLLSALLIGFLSATMAFPPQVLMAQEAAAPAADEKLPGLEYIPATAVGVGFVQAERLLNEPIVQAYPVEVAEAFGKKYLGFDPMKVTSITFVLTPPTPDFPQPDFFSVVKTSELLSEEKFFAGIDELVDGMADQADIDEYFPKLKGKAFYTEAYPLDYVAAHIVDEHTFMIGSMSLMGSVVENGPNEALTKPAEILVSANDGADAFAAFNVEPVRDQINGMLAQQKIPPPFTMYKQVPNYTESIMLSFHCTEKLAATLTINGVDEAATGRLEEMIQFGLDMGKQAMLMQANNMLNSEDEIEAAMGRYQVRLTEKWLAALTPKKEGNSLVVNFEQTEENIVGANVAVVGILIALLLPAVQQARAAARRMQSSNNLKQIGLGMHIFHDTYNALPAYAKTDADGKPLLSWRVMMLPFVEQQNLYEQFHLDEPWDSEHNMKLVEQMPDVYRNPQSTAPEGYTTYLLPVGENMAFTLNPGPTPEGQQITKGLGFRNFTDGLSNTAMCVEVNDDHAVPWTKPSDLEVDLMNVKKGLGASQPNGFLGGFCDGSVRFFSRNVDENFLKNWFQRNDGNVTQFPEN from the coding sequence ATGAGACATCTTCTGAGTGCCCTTCTAATCGGCTTTTTATCCGCCACGATGGCTTTTCCACCGCAGGTTTTGATGGCTCAGGAAGCAGCAGCTCCTGCCGCCGATGAGAAGCTGCCAGGCCTGGAATACATTCCTGCAACCGCTGTCGGCGTCGGCTTTGTGCAAGCGGAACGTTTGCTGAACGAACCGATCGTTCAGGCTTATCCAGTCGAAGTGGCGGAAGCGTTCGGCAAGAAGTATTTGGGGTTCGACCCGATGAAGGTCACCTCCATCACGTTTGTCTTGACCCCTCCGACGCCGGACTTTCCGCAGCCAGACTTTTTCTCGGTGGTCAAAACTTCGGAATTGCTTTCCGAAGAAAAGTTCTTCGCCGGGATCGACGAGTTAGTGGACGGCATGGCCGACCAAGCTGACATCGACGAGTATTTTCCCAAGCTGAAAGGGAAGGCGTTCTACACCGAGGCGTATCCGCTTGACTATGTGGCTGCCCATATCGTGGACGAGCATACTTTCATGATCGGTTCGATGTCGCTGATGGGAAGCGTTGTTGAAAATGGTCCGAATGAAGCGTTGACCAAGCCAGCCGAAATTCTCGTCTCAGCGAACGATGGCGCCGATGCGTTCGCTGCGTTCAATGTCGAGCCGGTCCGTGATCAAATCAACGGCATGCTGGCCCAGCAGAAGATTCCGCCGCCGTTCACGATGTACAAGCAGGTTCCCAACTACACCGAGTCGATCATGCTTAGCTTCCACTGCACCGAGAAGTTGGCTGCCACGCTGACGATCAACGGTGTCGATGAAGCTGCGACAGGACGCTTGGAAGAAATGATTCAGTTCGGCCTCGACATGGGCAAGCAAGCGATGTTGATGCAGGCGAACAACATGCTCAACAGCGAAGACGAAATCGAAGCTGCCATGGGCCGTTACCAGGTTCGCTTGACCGAAAAGTGGCTGGCCGCCCTGACGCCGAAGAAAGAAGGCAATTCTCTGGTCGTTAACTTCGAGCAGACGGAAGAGAACATCGTCGGCGCGAACGTTGCCGTCGTCGGTATCCTGATCGCATTGTTACTGCCGGCCGTGCAGCAGGCCCGCGCTGCGGCTCGCCGAATGCAGTCGAGCAATAATTTGAAGCAGATCGGCTTAGGGATGCACATCTTTCACGATACGTATAACGCTTTGCCTGCTTACGCCAAAACCGATGCCGACGGCAAGCCGCTGCTTTCCTGGCGTGTGATGATGCTGCCATTCGTCGAGCAGCAAAACTTGTACGAACAGTTCCACCTCGACGAGCCATGGGACAGCGAGCACAACATGAAGTTGGTCGAGCAGATGCCGGACGTCTATCGCAACCCCCAAAGCACCGCGCCCGAAGGTTACACCACTTACCTCTTGCCTGTCGGTGAAAACATGGCATTCACGTTGAACCCGGGGCCGACGCCAGAGGGTCAGCAGATAACGAAAGGGCTTGGCTTCCGCAACTTCACCGACGGTCTTTCCAACACGGCGATGTGCGTGGAAGTGAACGATGATCACGCGGTCCCTTGGACGAAGCCGAGTGACTTGGAAGTAGATTTGATGAACGTGAAGAAAGGCCTGGGAGCCTCGCAGCCGAATGGTTTTCTGGGTGGGTTCTGCGATGGAAGCGTTCGCTTTTTCAGTCGCAACGTTGACGAGAACTTCCTGAAGAACTGGTTCCAACGAAACGACGGAAACGTAACACAGTTTCCAGAAAATTAG